A region of Pongo pygmaeus isolate AG05252 chromosome 15, NHGRI_mPonPyg2-v2.0_pri, whole genome shotgun sequence DNA encodes the following proteins:
- the FBXO34 gene encoding F-box only protein 34 produces the protein MHLKPYWKLQKKEHPPEVSRETQRTPMNHQKAVNDETCKASHITPSIFPSASLGKSSSRKPFGILSPNVLCSMSGKSPVESTLNVKTKKNAPSATIHQGEEEGPLDIWAVVKPGNTKEKIAFFASHQCSNRIGSMKIKSSWDIDGRATKRRKKSGDLKKAKVQVERMREVNSRCYQPEPFACGIEHCSVHYVSDSGDGVYAGRPLSVIQMVAFLEQRASALLASCSKNCTNSPAIVRFSGQSRGVPAASESYSAPGACEEAAERGKLEVGEPQSEPVRVLDMVAKLESECLKRQGQREPGSLSRNNSFRRNVGRVLLANSTQADEGKTKKGVLEAPDTQVNPVGSVSVDCGPSRADRCSPKEDQAWDGASQDCPPLPAGVSFHIDSAELQPGSQTAVKNSNRYDVEMTDELVGLPFSSHTYSQASELPTDAVDCMSRELVSLTSQNPDQRRKESLCISITVSKVEKDQPSTLNSCEDPVPGMLFFLPPGQHLSDCSQLNESTTKESSEASQLEDAAGGDSASEEKSGSAEPFVPPASSVESTLPVLEASSWKKQVSHDFLETRFKIQQLLEPQQYMAFLPHHIMVKIFRLLPTKSLVALKCTCCYFKFIIEYYNIRPADSRWVRDPRYREDPCKQCKKKYVKGDVSLCRWHPKPYCQALPYGPGYWMCCHRSQKGFPGCKLGLHDNHWVPACHSFNRAIHKKAKGTEAEEEY, from the coding sequence ATGCACCTAAAGCCATATTGGAAGCTCCAGAAGAAAGAGCACCCCCCGGAAGTCAGCAGGGAAACGCAGAGAACTCCTATGAACCACCAAAAGGCTGTAAATGATGAAACATGCAAAGCTAGCCACATAACACCAAGTATCTTTCCTTCAGCCTCTCTCGGTAAATCATCATCTCGAAAGCCATTTGGGATCCTTTCTCCAAATGTTCTGTGCAGTATGAGTGGGAAGAGTCCTGTAGAGAGCACCTTGAATGTTAAAACCAAAAAGAATGCACCATCTGCAACGATCCACCAGGGCGAAGAAGAAGGACCACTTGATATCTGGGCTGTTGTGAAACCTGGAAATACCAAGGAAAAAATTGCATTCTTTGCATCCCACCAGTGTAGTAACAGGATAGgatctatgaaaataaaaagttcctGGGATATTGATGGGAGAGCTactaagagaaggaaaaaatcagGGGATCTTAAAAAAGCCAAGGTACAGGTAGAAAGGATGAGGGAAGTTAACAGCAGGTGCTACCAACCTGAGCCTTTTGCATGTGGCATTGAGCACTGTTCTGTGCACTATGTGAGTGACAGTGGGGATGGAGTCTATGCTGGGAGGCCTCTGTCAGTTATACAGATGGTTGCCTTCTTGGAGCAAAGAGCCAGTGCTCTGCTAGCTAGCTGTTCAAAAAACTGCACAAACTCACCTGCGATTGTGAGGTTTTCTGGCCAGTCCAGAGGTGTGCCTGCAGCGTCTGAGTCCTATTCTGCCCCAGGAGCTTGTGAAGAAGCCGCAGAAAGGGGAAAGCTTGAGGTTGGTGAACCACAGAGCGAGCCAGTCCGTGTCCTCGACATGGTAGCCAAGTTGGAGTCTGAGTGCCTGAAGCGGCAGGGCCAGCGTGAGCCTGGGAGCCTCTCAAGGAATAACAGCTTCCGTCGAAATGTAGGCAGAGTATTGCTTGCAAATAGCACTCAGGCTGATGAAGGCAAAACAAAGAAAGGCGTCTTGGAGGCACCCGACACTCAGGTGAATCCTGTGGGGTCTGTATCTGTGGATTGTGGCCCTTCAAGAGCTGATCGTTGTTCTCCTAAGGAGGACCAGGCCTGGGACGGTGCTTCTCAGGACTGCCCCCCATTGCCAGCAGGAGTCAGTTTCCACATAGACAGTGCAGAGTTACAGCCGGGTTCGCAAACTGCCGTGAAAAACAGCAACAGATATGATGTGGAAATGACAGATGAACTCGTTGGGTTACCTTTTTCCTCTCATACCTATTCCCAAGCCTCTGAATTGCCCACAGATGCTGTTGATTGTATGAGCAGAGAGCTTGTGTCACTTACTAGCCAAAATCCtgatcaaagaagaaaagaatctttGTGCATTAGTATCACTGTGTCCAAGGTAGAGAAAGACCAGCCTTCCACTTTAAACTCCTGTGAAGACCCAGTTCCAGGGATGTTGTTTTTTTTGCCACCTGGTCAGCACTTGTCAGACTGTTCCCAGTTGAATGAAAGCACAACAAAAGAGTCTTCAGAGGCCAGCCAGCTTGAAGATGCTGCTGGGGGTGACAGTGCATCTGAGGAAAAAAGTGGGTCCGCTGAGCCATTTGTACCGCCAGCCTCTTCTGTGGAAAGTACATTACCAGTGCTTGAGGCATCCAGTTGGAAGAAGCAGGTGTCGCATGACTTCCTGGAGACCAGGTTTAAAATCCAGCAGCTTTTGGAGCCTCAGCAGTACATGGCTTTTCTGCCCCACCACATTATGGTAAAAATCTTCAGGTTACTTCCCACCAAGAGTTTAGTGGCCCTTAAATGTACCTGCTGCTATTTCAAGTTTATCATTGAGTACTACAATATCAGGCCAGCAGATTCTCGCTGGGTTCGAGATCCACGCTATAGAGAGGATCCTTGCAAACAATGCAAGAAAAAGTATGTGAAAGGGGATGTGTCCCTGTGCCGATGGCACCCCAAGCCCTATTGCCAGGCATTGCCCTATGGGCCAGGGTATTGGATGTGCTGCCACCGGTCTCAGAAAGGATTCCCTGGCTGTAAGCTGGGGCTTCATGACAATCACTGGGTTCCTGCCTGCCACAGCTTTAATCGGGCAATCCATAAGAAAGCAAAAGGGACTGAAGCTGAAGAGGAATACTAA